The sequence GCAAAAGCGGAAGTTATCAAGGATAAATTGACCATCGAAAGCACAGAAGGTAACAGAATGGATGCCGTTTGCTGCTATTGATAATAAAGTGTTTGGGGGCATCGTCGAGTCAGAATTAGCTAGGTTAGCTGTTGGTAATACCGTTTGCGTGATCAGTTGGCGATCGCTATCATAAGCAGACATGACTAATCGCTGTGAACTGGTGACAAATACACCAACCCAATTGGTAGGTTGTAAGAAGGTGGCTTCTAAAAATCCGCCTCTGGGTGATCCCATCAATACAGTTACCCCTGAATGGGTGGGAAAAGCTGGATTCGATGGTTGGATTGCTAAACAATTGTTAAAAATGACACCCCAATTTTCATATTGGTGCTCCACAACTTCAAAACATTTTAAATCTTCTAAGTTTAAAGAGATACAACTAGGTACGCTATCTGTAGCCACCTCGTCGGTTGCTTCTTCTAATTGACTTTGCCAATCTGCAGCTACCACTTGGTCAGGAATATTAAAGTTGTCAAGCGCAAATTTAGTGTCTCTCAACTTTGGTGGTTTGTGCGATTGAAGAATAGCCTGTTTTGCCATAACACCCCTCTTTACTGTTGCTGAGATAAATTAAGATAAGTAAATGTTTTTAACGGCTGTTTTTCATAGGTATTTTGACTACCTTGGACGTCAAATATATCCGTGTGTTTTCTGATAGACTATCATAAAAAACTTACACGCGAACTTAATCTCAGTAATACCCGCTACCTCAATAAACCCTTGTGACAAAGCAGATACAAGCAAAATTACACAGGAATACGGAAAAAATAATTACTAAATCTTCACACGCAATCCAGTAATTTCACATCTACTTAATCTGGCGCTGGCGAATGGAAACTCAGCCCTTTTCACCATGCTTTTGGAAGTTGTTCATAGCTGCTCAAAAAGTCTAATTTGGAGTGGTGCTACTCTTATCCATACCTAGCAAATACTCAGCTAAATAAGAAATATTTATGTTTCAGCCAATAGGATTTGAGCAACGGTTTGTCAATACCTCTCTAGGTAGAACAGTTTACTATACTGCGGCTGATTCACCTTGGCAGGATGATTTAACCACAAAAAGCGATCGCGAAACGTTGGTATTTTTGCACGGCTTTGGTGGTGGGTCTTCTGCGTATGAGTGGTCGAAAGTTTATCCGGCTTTTGCGGCTGAATATCGCATCATTGCACCGGACTTGATCGGTTGGGGTAGGTCTGAACACCCAGCCCGCAATTATCAAATTGATGATTATTTAACTACGATTCGGGAGTTTCTAGAACAGACAACCACAGCACCCGTCAAAGTGATTGCGTCGTCACTAACTGCAGCATTCACAATTCGATTAGCGATCGCCCATCCTGATTTATTCCAATCTCTAATTCTCACCACACCTGCAGGACTTTCCGACTTTGGTCAAGATTACTCCCGCAGCTTTTTTGCTCAGATAGTCAGCGTTCCCATCGTTGACCGCTTGTTGTACAGTTCGGGAATCGCTACTGGTGGCGGGATTCGCAGTTTTTTAGAACAACGCCAATTTGCTAAACCTAGTCGAGTTTACCAAGAAATTGTCGATGCTTATTTAGAATCCGCACAGCAACCTAACGCTGAATATGCAGCCCTATCTTTTGTCCGGGGTGACTTGTGCTTTGATTTATCGCTGTATATTCAACAATTGACCACTCCCACCGCGATTATCTGGGGACGAAAATCAGAATTTACTGGCCCAGATGTAGGGCGCCGTCTCGCACAGATGAACCCGCAAGCAATTCGATTTTTTCAAGTGTTAGAAGATGTGGGGTTAACACCACAATTGGAACTACCAGCGGTGACGATTGGGTTAATTCGGCGATATTTACCTTTGTTGGAGTGAGTTGGTGGGTGTGGGGAGTGTGGGGAGGTGGGGTGATGGGGTGATGGGGTGGTGGGGTGACTTGTACTGAGCGGAGCTGAAGTATGGGGAGGGCGATCGCTTTGGAATCAGCCCTTCAATAGAGATAAGCGATCGCCACAAACATCCTTGGGCTAGAGGTAATTAACCAAGTGTCTTTCTAGGATCAAATAGCGCTGCTGGGAAGTAAAAAACTCCATCACGCAAGTAGCGTGGAGTTTTGGGAAAACGGGAATAGGGGAGCCACTTGCTCCACTTAGGCAATGAATGCCCCGTCTTCCATACCCCATGCCGAATGCCCCAAACAGAGGAAAGAGCATCTGATGGCTGAACACAATCAGGTAAACGAAAACACCAAAAATCAAGACCTCGCAACCTATCGAGAAGATGCGGGCGAGTCTCTCACCACAAACCAAGGTGTAAAAGTTAGCGATACCGATAACTCACTCAAAGTGGGATCGCGAGGGCCATCGCTGCGTGATGATTTCCATTTCCAAGAAAAGCTAACCCATTTTGACCGAGAAAGAATCCCAGAACGCGTAGTTCACGCGCGGGGTTCGGGAGCACACGGCTATTTCCAGCCCTACGAATCATTGGCGGAATTTACCAAAGCTAAATTTTTACAAGACCCATCTGTAAAAACACCAGTCTTCACTCGCTTTTCTACTGTCGTTGGCTTTCGCGGCTCGGCGGATACAGTGCGAGATGTACGGGGATTTTCAGTAAAATTTTACACTGAAGATGGTAATTATGACTTGGTAGGTAATAACATACCAGTTTTCTTTATTCAGGATGCGATCAAATTCCCGGATTTAGTTCACGCGATTAAACCAGAACCCCATAACGAAATGCCGCAAGCAGCGGCGGCTCACGATAACTTCTGGGACTTCATTTCGCTGACACCCGAATCTACGCACATGGTTATGTGGGTGCTTTCTGACCGGGCTATCCCTAGAAGCTATCGGATGATGCAAGGGTTTGGAATTCACACCTTCCGTTGGGTGAATGCCCAAGGAAAATCTCGGTTTATTAAGTATCACTGGAAACCTCTACTAGGAGTACATTCACTAGTCTGGGACGAAGCTCAAAACACCGCCGGTAAAGATCCTGATTTTCATCGTCGGGATTTGTGGGAAGCGATTGAGAAAGGAAATTACCCAGAATATGAACTGGGAGTACAAATTATTGAAGAGGAAGACGAATTCAAATTTGATTTTGACATCCTCGACGCTACGAAAATGATTCCCGAAGAATTAGTCCCGGTGCGTCCCATTGGCAAAATGGTTCTCAACCGCAATCCTGACAACTTCTTTGCGGAGACTGAACAAGTTGCATTCCAGCCTAGCAACGTTGTATCTGGAATCGATTTTAGCGATGATCCGTTGCTACAAGGTAGGTTGATGTCCTATCACGACACCCAACTGCACCGTTTGGGTAGCCCCAACTTTACGCAAATACCCATCAACAAGCCGCTGTGTCCGTTCCATAATAACCAGCGTGACGGTCGGATGCAGACGGAAATTCATACCAGTCGCGTCAACTACTATCCGAATTCTTTGGGAGGAGGGTATCCCGCGACAACACCCGGCTCTGAGGGTGGATATGTGCATTATCCAGAACGTGTGGAGGGCCATAAAGTCCGAGAACGCAGTCCTAGTTTTAAAGAGCATTTCCAGCAAGCTACTTTGTTCTGGAATAGTCTTTCTGTCCCGGAAAAAGAGCATTTAGTCGCTGCTGCACATTTTGAGTTGGGGAAAGTGGAAGATCAAGGTGTGCGTGAGCGGATGGTCGAGCGCTTGAACCATGTTGACCACGAGTTAGCGAAGCGAGTAGCGGTAGGTATTGGAATTCCCGCCCCGACAGCGCCTGCGACAGAAAATCACGGACAAAGTTCATCTGCTCTCAGCCAGGAAAACACGACTAAAATTGCTAAAGGTCGAAAGGTGGCTATCTTGGCGGCTGATGGTGTTGATAATTCGCAGATGATGGCGATCAAGCAAGCCTTGAAGGATGCGGGAGCAGAGGCAGAAATCGTGGCAAAATTTAAAGGCAAGATTAAGAGTGCCGATGGTCAAGAAATTGAGGTGGATAAAACCTTCTTGACGAGTGCTTCACCATTATTTGATGCTGTGTACGTACCGGGTGGTGCTGAAAGTGTCAAGGCCTTAAAGATGAATGGTGATGCTTTGCACTTTATTCATGAAGCCTTTAAGCATTGTAAAGCGATCGCTGCCACAGGCGAGGGAGTTGATTTGTTCACAGCTTTGGAAATTCCCGGGGTAAAATTAGCAGACGCTAAGTCTTCTTTAAAGAATGACCAAGGAGTTGTCACCAGTCGCAACACCGCTGATGCAAAAGCTGTAGCCGCTGAATTTATCAAAGCGATCGCCCAACATCGTCACTGGAAACGCGCTCAAAAAGAGCAAGTCCCCGCGTAATTCAGTAGTGCGTGCGATGATCCGCCCATAAAAAGAGTTTTGTGTTGTATCAAAATCCGTGTAGAGACGTTGCTGTGGCTTCGTCTCTACCTCCGGTTTCATCCCGCTAGTTATCTGACAATAACCTTCCTAAAACAAATGTCAGAGAATACAATGAACACTCGCAGGAACAAGGGTTTTCCCACCCTCGATTGTGTTTCAACCAAGAAAATTTGGGTAAACTCAATCCGATGGTTGCGAGGATGGATGAGTGTTAGAAGAACGGGCTTATTGGCTAGGATGGTCAAAAATTTCTGGGATTGGGCCAGTGTTGCTGCGACGTTTGCAACAACATTTTGGCACCTTGGCGACAGCTTGGAAAGCGAGTGCGGCTGAATTAGCACAAGTCGAGGGTTTTGGTTTTCAGACTCTAGAAAAAATCATACAACAGCGATCGCGTCTGCAGCCCCAACTGCTACTCACCCAACACGAAGCTGAAAACCCCCATTTTTGGACACCAGGGGACGCAGATTATCCCCGCTTGCTCTTAGAAACTCCCTCTCCACCACCACTTTTGTACTACCGTGGTGAAGTTGATTTAGCAGAAAATCTCGGACAAAAACCATTAGTAGGAATTGTGGGGACTCGCAAACCCTCAGAATATGGTATCCGTTGGACTCGTCAAATTAGCACCGCTTTAGCTAAAAATGGCTTCACCGTCGTCTCGGGAATGGCTGAAGGAATTGACACTGAATCTCACTTAGCAACCCTCAAAGCCGGTGGAAGAACGATCGCTGTTTTAGGTACCGGCGTAGATGTGATTTATCCCCAAAAAAATCGAGATTTATATAAACAAATATTAACTTCAGGATTAGTTGTCAGTGAATATCCCAGCAAAACCCCACCCGACCGCACCCATTTCCCCCGTCGCAATCGCATCATTGCTGGCTTGAGTCGTGCCATTTTAGTCATGGAAGCACCCTTAAAATCTGGTGCTTTAATTACAGCAACCTATGCGAATGAATTCGGACGCGATATCTATGCATTACCGGGAAGAATAGACGATCATCCATCCCAAGGGTGCTTAAAATTACTTTCCCAAGGCGCCACTTTCATTCTCAAAGAACTAGACGAACTCTTAACAATGTTAGGAGCAATTCCCCAAATTGATACCCCCGAAGAACCGATATTGCCAAACTTATCACCACAATTGCAACAAGTAATAGATGCGATCGCCCAACATCCAGTATCCTTTGATTTAATTGTCCAACAAACAGGTATGGAAATAGGTACAGTTTCTAGTGCATTGCTGCAGTTAGAACTTATGGGTTTAATCTCACAACTCCCAGGAATGCAATATCAGAAATCTTCATGAATTCTCGACTTGTTCAATAGACCTGTTTTGAAAATAGGGGTTAGAAACTAGAGGTTAGGGAAAGACATTTTATTTTTCCTTTATCTTGCAACATATAAAATTATCTAAACAAAATCTCTGCGCTAACTCAGCGTTGAAAAAAGTTAAAATTTGGCGATACTTTCCCAACATCCTCTGAGATACAAAATCTCAAATTCCATTCCTGCTCCATACCAACATCTATCATATGAAAACCCTAATTATTGACAATTATGACTCATATACCTTTAACCTTTATCAACTAATTGCCGAAATCAATGGAGAATATCCCACCGTAATTTATAACAATCAAATTACCTGGAATGAACTCAAACAATGGGAATTTGATAACATTGTAATTTCACCGGGCCCTGGTCGCCCGGAGAACTCAAAAGATTTTGGTATCTGTCATCAAGCTATTCAAAATACCCAAGTACCGCTTCTAGGGGTTTGTCTCGGACATCAGGGGCTTAGTAATGTTTTTGGCGGAAAAGTGATTCATGCACCTGAAGTTCGCCATGGTCGCCTCAGTCAGGTTTATCACGATGGAACTGATTTGTTATTTGCGGGAATTCCTTCTCCATTTTCTGTTGTGCGTTACCATTCTTTGCTAGTTGCAGATGAGCTACCCAAGTGTTTAGAAAAAGTGGCGTGGACGGATGACAACCTCATCATGGGAATCCGCCATCGCTCTTTACCGTTATGGGGTGTGCAGTTTCATCCAGAGTCAATCTGCACTGAATATGGACACACTTTATTTGAGAATTTTCAAAAAATTACCCGAAAATTTGCCCAAGAGCGAGACAATATTTCCAAAAAAATCTACTGGATAGAAAACAACGAAACTGCTCCCAAACCTGCAAGTTCTTCTCAGAAAAAACAGCAACAGGAATTTAAACTTTGTACACGCAAACTAAATCTATGTCCTGATAGTGAGCAGATATTTGTACATTTGTTTGGTAATTCAGCCAATGCATTTTGGTTAGACAGCAGTCTTGTGGAACCCGGTCTTTCGCGCTTTTCCTACATGGGAGATAGCAGCGGCGAAAACAGTCTTTTAATTCATTATCGGGCATTATCTCAGGAACTTACAGTTACACAATCTGATATTGTCAGCTGCAAAACAGAGGGAATTTTCGACTATCTCCAGCGGGAAATTGAACGCCGACACTGCTCATCTGATCAGCTACCATGTGATTTTAACTGCGGGTTTGTGGGTTACTTTGGATATGAATTAAAAGCAGAATGTGGATCTCAATTTCACCATTCTTCTAGCTTACCTGATGCTATGTTCCTCTTGGCCGATCGCATGATTGTGATCGATCACCAGGAACAAAGCGTTTATCTACTGTGCTTGATTCAGCAAGGACAAACAACCGCAGCAGAGGCTTGGTTTGAATGGATCAGACAACAGATTGACCATCTTCCTCCTTTATCGCCTATTGTTCCTCTGAAAAAAGATACACCTGTGATTTTCCGATTGAGTCGCTCTCAACAGACTTATCTGAGTGATATTGAGACATGTTTGCAGGAAATTCATGAAGGAGAAACTTATCAAGTTTGTTTGACAAACCAAATTCACACAGATACAACACCAGATCCACTGGCTTTTTATCGAACATTACGCCGGATTAATCCCGCTCCTTATGCAGCATTTTTACGCTTTGGGGATGTGGCGATCGCTTGTTCGTCTCCAGAGCGATTTCTCAGCATCGATTGTCAAGGTTGGGTGGAAACCAAGCCCATCAAAGGGACTCTACCACGAGGAAAAACACCCCAAGAAGATTTTATCCTGGGTGAACGATTACGCAACAGCGAAAAAGACCGGGCTGAAAATCTCATGATTGTGGATTTACTGCGTAATGATTTAGGACGGGTATGTGCAGTTGGTACTGTCCATGTGCCGAAATTGATGGATGTGGAAACCTATGCAACAGTCCATCAACTAGTGACAACTATTCGCGGTCAATTACGCGCCGGGATGAGCGCCACAGACTGTATTCGCAACGCCTTTCCCGGTGGTTCCATGACAGGTGCGCCCAAGCTGAGAACTTTGGAGATTATTGATCGATTAGAGCAAGAAGCGCGGGGAGTTTATTCAGGAGCGATCGGCTTTTTAGGATTGAATGGTTCAGCCGATTTAAATATCGTTATTCGTACCGCCGTGTTGACAACTGAGCAAACCTCAATTGGTGTTGGTGGTGGTATTGTGGCGCTTTCTGATCCGCAGATGGAGTTTCGAGAAACGATGCTGAAAGCAAAGGCATTAATTCATGCGATGATGCTCACAATTCATGGAGATTTTCAGGACGACAAATATTATATCCAGGGAATAGAAACAGAGGTTTTTGATAGCTCTAGAAAGGTGCAAGTGTAGATGGACAAAAGTCTCTAACTTTGCCAAATTTTAATTTTTTTTAACGCGGAGGTACGCGAAGGTCAACGCGGAGGAAGGAGGTTTTCTCAAGTTGGCTATATACCAAAATAATTATACCAATGCCCCAAAAGGAAACAACAGATAAATTGGTAGGGGCGTAGGCTCCGCCTTAGAGCAGGGTATGGCCGTTCGCCGTTACATCATCTTTACATTGAAAAAGGCTATTCATTTTTCCCCATATTCCATACCATTAGCTTCTGCATAGCGATACATAAATCGCATAAATCTATCCCAATGTTCATCCTGCTCAATTTCTAATTTGCACTCTACTCGCATTAATTCGTCACCTTCATCACCACCAAAAATGAATCGAGTTGAAGCAGGTGTGACGTTAATTTCTCCTTCTTCATCAGTTAAAGATAATGAATTTAGCGATGGTTTAGTAAAGCTATTAAATCCTTCTAAAGCTTGCAATTTATTAAATATCATCAAGACTATCTGTTTACCAGTGCGGACTTCACGCCGCAAACTGACATTACTTAAGTCTTCAAAAACCCCAGCGAAAAATTGGATGGAAGGAGTGATAGATGACATGTAATTCGTAATTAAATTAGATAAACTCCTAATCCCTAATCCCTAACCCCTAACCCCCAATTCTACCTTGGAGGATAGTACTGAGGATTGGTGACGGGAGATTGATAACCATTAATTGGCATGGTATGTCCTGGAGGCGCCATGACGGGAGCCTGATAACCATTAATCGGCATAGTATTTGCAGGATTATTGGGAACTACGGGATTTATGGGGGGCTGATAACCATTGGTGGGTATGGTGCTGGCTGGATTGTTGGGAGCAACAACTTGGCTAAATTGTTGGTAAGCGGTGCGAGAAATTGAGGTAATGAATTTTTCGGCGCTGGGGTCATTGTTGGGGCGTTGTACCATGACGGTGGCGATGTAGCGCTTACCGGTGGGGATATCAACTAGACCTGTATCGGCTAACATTGTCCCAATATCGCCGGTTTTGTGAGCAATGCTGGCGCCTGTTCCCAAACCAGAAGGGAGGAGGTTATCTCTTTGGGTTTGGCGCATGATATCGAGCAGACGATCGCGCGATCGCATATTCACTAAATTTCCCTGATTCACTATCGCCAGCAATTGTGACAATTCCCTGGGACTAGTGGTGTTTGTTCCTTGTAAATCTGGGAGTTGATTCCTAATCACTGTGTTTGTTAAACCCCAGCTGCGGAAACGCTGATTTAGGGCTTCTATTCCTCCTAATCGCGTAATCAGCATATTTGTGGCTGTGTTGTCGCTGATGGTAATCATTTTAGTAGCGACTTCCAGAGCTGTATACTGAGTGCCAGGGGGTTTAAATTGCATATTACCAGAACCACCAGCGATCGCTTCTTGCTGCATGGTTAACATTTCATCCAGACGGATTTTTCCCGCATCCAAATCTTGGAAAAAGGCTACCAAAATCGGGACTTTAATCGTGCTAGCAGCCGGAAAACTCGCAGCCCCGTTCACATCTACATAAGCGCCCGTCTCCAAATCTACTAAAAAGACACCGGGCGTCAAATTAGGGTTAGCCGCTGCGAGAGTTTGCACGGTGTTTTTTAACGGGATAATTTCTTGGGACAAGAATAAATTAGCAGGGACTGCATTCGTGGGGGTGGGTTGGGGTTGGGCTTGTCCTATTTGCGGTGTGGATGTTTTAGAAACTGCTGGCGTCACCCGATTCGCCGGATCTAAGACTGACAAAGCCGTCCCGACGATCGCACCAATTCCCACACCCACAATCAACAACCGTAGGGTATACAACAACGTTCTCGCTACTGGCTTTAAGCGCGTCTTGCGCGATCGCTTGCCCATTTTCGGTAGTCCGTACCGCTCCACCCGCACCGTCTTCATCTTCGCACCACTAGGCTGCATCGGCGGTACTTTCCCCTTAGCTTTAGGCATGGGTTTAACTGCAGATGGCATTACCAGCCCCGGTTTTGACGATGAACCCACACCAGTTTTCACACGGGTCAGGCTAGCTCCTGCTTGAGGTGTGCGCTGCTGTGGTTGGGGAACTTTTACCTGTTTTTGTCCCACTTTTTGCACTTTGCGTAGACGCTGGCGACGGTTTACAGGTTGACGCCGCGAGAAAGCGTTTAGTTTGTCACTCGACTCTGACACCGCTACTCCTTGTGATCCCCTCGATTGTGTTTCTGCCAACTCCCAACCCAAAACTTACTCCTCAAGTTGCTTAATAGTCAAACTATTTTTGCTACCAAGTAACATTTTTGTGTTTAGTTTAAGGCATATTAGATATTTTGGGGGGATGAATTGGTACATATTAATCGATAATTGAAAAACTTCACCTATCAGACAACGGGTAATCAAGAGTCTTCATGCCCGATTACCCCAGATCATGATCCTTGTGATTTTTCAGTGCCCATTTTACTTGTTGCAAAATGCCTCGCAGCATAGCCACTTCGGTCGTTTGTAGGCGAGCACGATTATATAACTGGCGAAATTTTTCCATCCGACTAGCTGCCGTATGTGGATAAAGATATCCTATCTCCAGCAGTAGAGATTCTAATTGTTGGTAGTATGCTTCCACGGCGTCAAAAGGTGCTGGTGCAGTTGTGGGCGGGGTGGACGTCTCGGAGATTTTTGTATATTGTGCCAGTTCGTAACAGCAGATGCCTACCGCTGTAGCTAGATTTAAAGATAAATAATTTTCACTTGTCGGTATGTGAACAAATCTTTGAGCCAGGTTTAATTCTTCATTGCTTAATCCCCGGTCTTCTCTGCCAAAAATCAGCGCTACAGGTTGTTCTGGTTCTTCTAGCAACCAAGGTAATGTTGTACGGGGGTTTTCTAGAGGTGTATCCCAACTGGGAACACGCCCAGCGGTAGCTACAACTTTGACGCATCCTTGCAATGCTGCGGGTAGAGTCGCTACTGTTACCGCAGATGCTAAAATTTCTTTGGCATGAACTGCCATCCTCAGAGCTTCTATGGACAAGGGATCACATTGGGGATTAACTAATACTAATTGATTTAGTCCAAAATTTTTCATTACCCTGGCGATCGCCCCGACGTTCAATTCACCAGCTGGTTCTACCAACACAATTCTTAACCCAGCTAGTGCCATTTTTTGCCTCCCACTCCTGATTTCTGCTGTCAAGTTTGATTGACCTTATTCTACCAGTCCCTATTCTCCATGCCCCAAAACTCCACCCCATCCACAAATGAACTGTATTCGCACCCACCTACTTACAGAAAGTTAATCGCCAAGCAACTTGACCAGGATTTTAAATCTGCGGTGGAAATTGTGACAGTTCCCCTGCTCCAACCTGCTGCTGATGAAGTTGTCATCGCCAACAAATTTGCTGGGGTTAACGGCGGTTTTGACACTTTAGTCTGTCGCGGCGATATTCCCTATGTTAATTTAATTCCACCGTTTGATTTGGGTGTGGAAGCAGTAGGAAATATTGTCGCTGTGGGTGAAAATGTTGCAGATTTTCGGGTGGGTGATGCGGTGATTACCACTGTGCGTGGTGGTGGTTATCGAGAATATCAGACGATTGATGCCAGTTTGGTGGTGAAGGTGCCCTCAGCTATTCCGGAGGTGCTAACTTTGATACCTACAGGTGTATCAGCTTTGGTGGCACTAGAACAAGTGGGAGAAATGAAAAGTGATGAAGTGGTTTTAGTGACGGCGGCGGCGGGAGGCATCGGTCACATTGCGGTACAATTGGCGAAGTTAGCTGGTAATCATGTTATTGGTACTTGTAGCTCTCCAGCTAAGGCACAATTACTACAAGAATTAGGGTGCGATCGCATTATTAACTATCGCACAGAAAACCTTGATCAAGTCCTCCAGCAAGAATACCCCCAGGGAATTAATTTGGTTTTTGATTGCGTAGGTAAAAAGACATTTGATACTTGCGTCGAGAATTTAGCTGTGCGCGGACGCTTAATTATTGTCGGTTTTATCTCAGAATATGCTAAATTGCCAGAACAAATTACACAACCCCGAATTTATCACCAGCTATTTTGGAAAGCTGCTGCGATTCGGGGCTTCCTTATGCCATATTACCAGGAATATCTTCCTGAAGCGCGCGATCGCCTTTTAAATCTCTTCGCTACTAATCAACTCAGAGTCGCGGTTGCTCCTACAGTGTTTTCTGGTTTAGAATCTATTCCCGCTGCAGTGGCATACCTGCTCAGTGGTGGAAATTGTGGCAAAGTAGTAGTCAGATTTTAACTATTAAAAATATGATATCAGCATCAGAAAACACTTTAAAGGTTGCTCAACAAGCATTTACACATTTTCAACACGGTTTAGCCACAGGCGCATGGCAAGGTTTTCTAGATATGCTCACTGAAGATTTTACTTTTTGGTTTCCTCTCGGAAAATTCCACGGTTGGAATCAGGGTAAAGCCAGAGCCGAGGAATTTTTTCAATATGTTTCTGCATCCTTTAAAAATGGACTTACTCTCAATTTAGACCGTTTAACTAGTAATGAAACAACGGTAATTTTCGAGTTTCGGGATGAAGGAACTTTGTTAGAAAAAGCTTACAGAAATCGTGTAGCAGTCGCTTTTGATGTGCGGGGTGACAAAATTTGTGGTTATCGAGAATATTTTGGTAGTGATGGGATTTCGTCTTAATTATTTTCAAGGTTCACTTGATTAATTTCTTTGCATTTAGCTTCTGCAGCTTGATACACTTGCAAATAATCTTTGCCACCAAGCATCACATCACCATAATATTCATAAGGAGCATCACCATAAATTGGTAAAGGATCATCTTCTGGATAATCTTCTTGTGATTCTTCAATTATTGCTTTCAGTTGTTTGAGAGTGAGGCGCTGGGCTGGGAAATACCAAAGCGTCGCTGGATTTTTGTTTAAATGCGGTAGATTCGGATCAACAATCACATCATTCAACTCCAGCCAACTATGTTCAATAGGTTTATACGGTTTACCAGGAAATACTAAAAAACCTTGAACATACACTGCTCCCGTTACTGCTAATACAGCTTTGTAAGCATTATCAAACGGTTTATTAGCTTTGCTTTTAACCAGTTCTGAAACTTCCACAGAAAGCTTTTCATCCAATAATTTATTCATCGATTTTTGGAGCCAAGCAGTTACTTTAATATGGTATCATTGACAATCTGATGCAGTTAAAGGCGTTGCTGAATCCGCAACACCCAAAGTTCCTGACAATCATTCCCTAATCATGGTTTGCTCAATCAGGCATAATTGTATCTTGAAGATTTGCCCCAGCGAGATTAGCACCACTGAGATTTGCACCACTGAGATTTGCACCACTGAGATTTGCTCCTGCTAAATTTGCTCCCCTGAGGTTAGCCCAACTCAAATTAGTTTCTCTCAAATCGGCTGCGCTCAAGTTAGCCTGAAACAGGTAAGCACCATTAAGGTGAACTTTGCAGAGATTGGCTTTGGACAAATCAGCTTTGTAAAGGTAAGCTCCTATCGCTTCCGCTTCATACAAATTGGCTTCACTGAGGTTAGCCGCAATCAAATTAGCACTGATGAGGTTAGCAAAGCAAAGGTTAGCGCGGTTGAGTTGCGCTGCGCCTAAATCTGCATCTCGCAAATTAGCATTGTTTAAATCAGTGCCGATGAGATTAGCATAAGCGATCGCTGCCTGACTGAGATTGGCATAACTCAAATCAGATCCAATCAAATTAGCATGACTTAAATCTGCTTGGGTCAGTGTCGCACTCCGCAAGCTACCGACACTAAAGTTAACCGCATTCAGGTTAGCTGCAATCAACTTTGCTGAC is a genomic window of Fortiea contorta PCC 7126 containing:
- a CDS encoding alpha/beta fold hydrolase; translated protein: MFQPIGFEQRFVNTSLGRTVYYTAADSPWQDDLTTKSDRETLVFLHGFGGGSSAYEWSKVYPAFAAEYRIIAPDLIGWGRSEHPARNYQIDDYLTTIREFLEQTTTAPVKVIASSLTAAFTIRLAIAHPDLFQSLILTTPAGLSDFGQDYSRSFFAQIVSVPIVDRLLYSSGIATGGGIRSFLEQRQFAKPSRVYQEIVDAYLESAQQPNAEYAALSFVRGDLCFDLSLYIQQLTTPTAIIWGRKSEFTGPDVGRRLAQMNPQAIRFFQVLEDVGLTPQLELPAVTIGLIRRYLPLLE
- a CDS encoding catalase, translated to MAEHNQVNENTKNQDLATYREDAGESLTTNQGVKVSDTDNSLKVGSRGPSLRDDFHFQEKLTHFDRERIPERVVHARGSGAHGYFQPYESLAEFTKAKFLQDPSVKTPVFTRFSTVVGFRGSADTVRDVRGFSVKFYTEDGNYDLVGNNIPVFFIQDAIKFPDLVHAIKPEPHNEMPQAAAAHDNFWDFISLTPESTHMVMWVLSDRAIPRSYRMMQGFGIHTFRWVNAQGKSRFIKYHWKPLLGVHSLVWDEAQNTAGKDPDFHRRDLWEAIEKGNYPEYELGVQIIEEEDEFKFDFDILDATKMIPEELVPVRPIGKMVLNRNPDNFFAETEQVAFQPSNVVSGIDFSDDPLLQGRLMSYHDTQLHRLGSPNFTQIPINKPLCPFHNNQRDGRMQTEIHTSRVNYYPNSLGGGYPATTPGSEGGYVHYPERVEGHKVRERSPSFKEHFQQATLFWNSLSVPEKEHLVAAAHFELGKVEDQGVRERMVERLNHVDHELAKRVAVGIGIPAPTAPATENHGQSSSALSQENTTKIAKGRKVAILAADGVDNSQMMAIKQALKDAGAEAEIVAKFKGKIKSADGQEIEVDKTFLTSASPLFDAVYVPGGAESVKALKMNGDALHFIHEAFKHCKAIAATGEGVDLFTALEIPGVKLADAKSSLKNDQGVVTSRNTADAKAVAAEFIKAIAQHRHWKRAQKEQVPA
- the dprA gene encoding DNA-processing protein DprA translates to MLEERAYWLGWSKISGIGPVLLRRLQQHFGTLATAWKASAAELAQVEGFGFQTLEKIIQQRSRLQPQLLLTQHEAENPHFWTPGDADYPRLLLETPSPPPLLYYRGEVDLAENLGQKPLVGIVGTRKPSEYGIRWTRQISTALAKNGFTVVSGMAEGIDTESHLATLKAGGRTIAVLGTGVDVIYPQKNRDLYKQILTSGLVVSEYPSKTPPDRTHFPRRNRIIAGLSRAILVMEAPLKSGALITATYANEFGRDIYALPGRIDDHPSQGCLKLLSQGATFILKELDELLTMLGAIPQIDTPEEPILPNLSPQLQQVIDAIAQHPVSFDLIVQQTGMEIGTVSSALLQLELMGLISQLPGMQYQKSS
- the pabB gene encoding aminodeoxychorismate synthase component I, whose product is MKTLIIDNYDSYTFNLYQLIAEINGEYPTVIYNNQITWNELKQWEFDNIVISPGPGRPENSKDFGICHQAIQNTQVPLLGVCLGHQGLSNVFGGKVIHAPEVRHGRLSQVYHDGTDLLFAGIPSPFSVVRYHSLLVADELPKCLEKVAWTDDNLIMGIRHRSLPLWGVQFHPESICTEYGHTLFENFQKITRKFAQERDNISKKIYWIENNETAPKPASSSQKKQQQEFKLCTRKLNLCPDSEQIFVHLFGNSANAFWLDSSLVEPGLSRFSYMGDSSGENSLLIHYRALSQELTVTQSDIVSCKTEGIFDYLQREIERRHCSSDQLPCDFNCGFVGYFGYELKAECGSQFHHSSSLPDAMFLLADRMIVIDHQEQSVYLLCLIQQGQTTAAEAWFEWIRQQIDHLPPLSPIVPLKKDTPVIFRLSRSQQTYLSDIETCLQEIHEGETYQVCLTNQIHTDTTPDPLAFYRTLRRINPAPYAAFLRFGDVAIACSSPERFLSIDCQGWVETKPIKGTLPRGKTPQEDFILGERLRNSEKDRAENLMIVDLLRNDLGRVCAVGTVHVPKLMDVETYATVHQLVTTIRGQLRAGMSATDCIRNAFPGGSMTGAPKLRTLEIIDRLEQEARGVYSGAIGFLGLNGSADLNIVIRTAVLTTEQTSIGVGGGIVALSDPQMEFRETMLKAKALIHAMMLTIHGDFQDDKYYIQGIETEVFDSSRKVQV